The following nucleotide sequence is from Vidua chalybeata isolate OUT-0048 chromosome 18, bVidCha1 merged haplotype, whole genome shotgun sequence.
TGGTAGGTGCAGAACCTCCCACAAAGCTGCTCCTGGACAGGGAAGGCTGGAGGTGGGAGCCGATCCTGCCAGTGGGAGAGGGGTGCCAGGACCTGGGGCTGTTTATTGCTTTGAGGTGCACAGAAGCTCCTGAGGAACCTGGGTGTCACCCCTGTCCCTTGAGGTCCCCATTATGTGGTGTGTGCAGGAGGCTCTGCCCTTGTCCCAGACTCAGGTGTTGCAGCTGGGACCCCTTTGGGACAGTGCCAGGGGGTGCCTGGTCACCCCACTGGTGCCAGGTCACCTCCTGGTCCCTGAATGGtgctgggcaccctgggccctgctctgtgccacgCTCTGGCTGGGACTGGCTCCAACccatcctgcagctcagccctgaggctctgctgagagcagggcagcctggggaggcACTGGGGTCTCTGCACCTGGCAGGGCTTAGAAGGAAACACTGAATAAAGAGCTTGTGCCAGGCCAAGTCAAGGGGATGGTTGGATCTGGCAGGAGCAGTGATAAGGAAATGATAATGGGCAATGACCAGGCTGGGGGTAGGAGAGGCAGCCCATGGCTCAGGAATTCTCTTAGCCCAAACCTTCTGTGTTTCCAGTGCTTGATCTGGTTTTCAGCCTGTCACGGACAAAATTCCAGCTTGTGCTTTACCAAACAAACACCCTTGGCCAGAGCTCTGTCAGGGCAGAGGCACTGGCAGGACCTGGCTCTGCCGGGCGAGGAGTGACCTCAGCACAGGATGGCTGGGATGGAGGCACACAGCCAGAGCCCTTTGATCACAGCTACCCCCATTTCCTGGGGTGTTCCCCTGCTGTGGTGGCTGACAGCGTCTCTCCCCACCTTAGATCACGATCTACGAGCTGGAGAATTTCCAGGGGAAAAGGTGTGAGCTGACAGAGGAGCTCCCCAACATCACCGAGAAGGAGATGGAGAAGGTGGGCTCCATCCAGGTGGAGTCTGGCCCGTAAGTCTGGGGTGGggaagctggagcagccccagggggTGGCAGGGAGAGCGTCCCCCTGACCTTGGGGTCCTGCAGGTGGCTGGGCTTCGAGCGCCAGGCCTACGCCGGGGAGCAGTTCGTGCTGGAGAAGGGCGACTACCCCCGCTGGGACTCGTGGTCCAACAGCCACAGCAGCGACAGCCTGATGTCCATCCGGCCCCTCCAGATTGTGAgtagggctgtgctggggtggccacAGCGCTGGGGACCAGCGGGGACAGCCCCTGACCCGCCCTTTCCCCCAGGACAGCGCTGACCACAAGATCCACCTGTTTGAGAACGCGGGGTACACCGGGCGCAAGATGGAGATCGTGGATGACGACGTCCCCAGCCTCTGGGCCCACGGCTTCCAGGACCGCGTGGCCAGTGTCAAGGCCCTGAATGGAACGTaaggatggggacacaggggacaccccAACAGGTTCCTGCCTGTGGCACTGTGGTTGGTCCCCCCAGGGTGGTGACAGGGGcacctggcacagccactgcagcggggcagctgctcccatgGTGCTGCTCGTGCCCATcgtgtcccttgtcccctccctgctgccacctTTTCCCTGGCCCACAGGGAGTAATAGGGACCATGGCAGTGTCCCTGGGCTGGATGACGGCTCCTTGCCCCTAACCCACCACCGAGCAGTGGAGCTGTGGTCCCTTCTCCATGAActctccatcccct
It contains:
- the CRYBB3 gene encoding beta-crystallin B3, which codes for MKSHGWNSVDAAAVSALGEFCCSVQKQPINSGAARAARHSGTTRRGAMTEQQSPPEQMATGEGAGERGGNYKITIYELENFQGKRCELTEELPNITEKEMEKVGSIQVESGPWLGFERQAYAGEQFVLEKGDYPRWDSWSNSHSSDSLMSIRPLQIDSADHKIHLFENAGYTGRKMEIVDDDVPSLWAHGFQDRVASVKALNGTWVGYEYPGYRGRQHVFEKGEYRHWNEWDANQPLIQSVRRVRDQQWHQRGCFENS